From a region of the Campylobacter showae genome:
- a CDS encoding surface array protein: MKKYKIFLLTLPILTLVMIAFYMAFAMFLIRVSSAHHYAYKNYLISNTTEQNRIIVESGSNSYHGINSQMLEKHFGKLVINLADHGGYPLRHRLYRAAKLAHKGDIFILPLEYRYYINDVPPDTYYYGLFFEIHHFYDYLPFFEKLKTISQIPFQAFINAAIRDYKEIAAFEINFDNFINKKPQAVHDFSPDFRNGERGDYKYIGKVEEAKDTQMPCQKYIFFTDFSGGKIGISDIFKENLNFMKKLEREKGIKFIFTYPAVAGDDCYDLNYPHAADNQKFLKDVKKLIEDNGFEMIGDYKDSYFPRKFLHDTWFHLVPEARDMRTQKLIENLEKSKYAKELHAK, translated from the coding sequence TTGAAAAAATATAAAATTTTTCTTTTGACGCTTCCTATTTTGACGCTAGTTATGATCGCGTTTTATATGGCGTTTGCGATGTTTCTCATCAGGGTTTCATCGGCTCATCACTACGCGTATAAAAACTACCTCATCTCAAACACGACCGAACAAAACCGTATCATCGTCGAAAGCGGCTCAAACTCCTATCACGGTATCAACTCCCAGATGCTTGAAAAGCACTTTGGCAAGCTAGTTATAAATTTAGCCGATCACGGCGGTTATCCGCTACGCCACAGACTCTACCGAGCGGCCAAACTAGCGCATAAAGGAGATATTTTTATCCTGCCTTTGGAGTACAGGTACTACATCAACGATGTTCCGCCCGATACTTATTACTACGGACTTTTTTTTGAAATTCACCATTTTTACGACTATCTGCCGTTTTTTGAAAAGCTAAAAACTATATCGCAAATCCCGTTTCAAGCATTTATAAACGCGGCAATAAGAGACTATAAAGAAATAGCGGCGTTTGAGATAAATTTCGATAACTTTATCAACAAAAAGCCTCAAGCCGTGCACGATTTTTCGCCGGATTTTAGAAACGGCGAACGCGGCGATTATAAATACATCGGCAAAGTAGAAGAAGCCAAAGACACGCAGATGCCGTGCCAAAAATACATATTTTTTACTGATTTTTCAGGCGGCAAAATCGGTATAAGCGATATTTTCAAAGAAAATTTAAATTTTATGAAAAAACTTGAGCGCGAAAAAGGGATCAAATTTATCTTTACCTACCCGGCTGTCGCAGGCGACGACTGCTACGATCTAAACTACCCGCACGCCGCGGATAATCAAAAATTTTTAAAAGACGTAAAAAAACTCATCGAAGATAACGGCTTTGAGATGATCGGCGATTATAAAGATAGCTATTTTCCGCGTAAATTTCTGCACGATACGTGGTTTCATCTAGTGCCCGAGGCCAGAGATATGCGCACGCAAAAGCTAATCGAAAATCTCGAAAAGTCAAAATACGCAAAAGAGCTACACGCGAAGTAA
- a CDS encoding CsgG/HfaB family protein → MKKSFFNASKIATLALPFLLTGCMSSMSMGSPGAKTTATGSAAGSSAHNTNSGLTRCTESMGTVTIYEDRNSDWYSVVTGQYKLTSTIPVLRLLAQQSNCFVVVERSKAFNQMLEERALMESGELRKNSNFKKGQMVAADYTLTPTITFSESNTSGLGGVVGAFFGSVAGTVAGGFSTSDVSTVLTLIENRSGVQLAAAEGSARNTDFAGLGGLFGSKAGGSLGAYANTPEGKVIVAAFTDSMNNLIEAVRNYKMQTVKGGLGAGGAMKVAD, encoded by the coding sequence ATGAAAAAATCGTTTTTTAACGCATCGAAGATTGCGACTTTGGCTTTGCCTTTTCTTTTGACGGGTTGTATGTCGTCGATGAGTATGGGATCGCCTGGGGCTAAAACGACGGCTACTGGCTCAGCTGCGGGTTCAAGCGCGCACAATACTAACTCTGGACTAACCAGATGTACCGAGTCTATGGGTACGGTTACGATTTATGAGGATAGAAATAGCGACTGGTACTCCGTCGTAACCGGGCAGTACAAACTAACATCTACTATCCCGGTTCTTAGGCTCCTAGCTCAGCAGTCAAACTGCTTCGTAGTCGTCGAGCGTAGCAAGGCATTTAACCAAATGTTAGAAGAGCGCGCGTTGATGGAGTCGGGCGAGCTTAGAAAGAACTCAAATTTCAAAAAAGGTCAGATGGTCGCCGCGGACTATACCTTAACTCCTACGATAACATTTAGCGAGAGCAATACTAGCGGACTAGGCGGCGTTGTCGGCGCATTTTTCGGCTCGGTTGCAGGTACCGTAGCCGGCGGGTTTAGCACAAGCGACGTAAGTACTGTTCTAACGCTAATCGAAAATCGCTCGGGCGTACAGTTAGCGGCAGCCGAGGGAAGCGCTAGGAATACGGACTTTGCAGGACTTGGAGGACTATTTGGCAGCAAAGCCGGCGGATCGCTAGGAGCCTATGCCAACACGCCTGAGGGCAAAGTCATAGTAGCAGCCTTCACCGACTCGATGAATAACCTAATAGAAGCCGTCAGAAACTACAAAATGCAAACCGTAAAAGGCGGTTTGGGCGCGGGCGGCGCGATGAAAGTAGCGGATTGA